The DNA segment TGGCAGGACCAACACGAGATTCCTCGCCTGCACGGAGTTTATCCTGAGCGAAGCCGAAGGATTACGGCTCGGAATGACAACCCCTCATATTTCCGTGGACGAAGTACTAGTCCATTTCTTCTATCACCTCCCGAATGTCTTCGAGCGCCACTTGCACCCGATCCAAATGAGTACGGAACGATAGCACGCAGATGCGGATGACAAACTGCTCTCGCAAAACCGTCCCGGACAGATAGACGCGCTTGCGAGCGTTGATGCGATTAAGCACTTCCCGATTCAGTTGATCAAGGGCTTCTGGACTCACCCCCGGGCGAACGACACGGAACCCCACGATAGAGAGCTGCGGCTCGGCGACAATCTCGATCCCTGGCGTCTTCCGCAGCTCCTCGGTCGCCCACCGGGTCAGTGCTAGTTTTTCTTCCAAATTTCGACGAAACGGTCCGATACCGTGCATCTTGAGCGGCAGCCAGACGCGCAGCCCACGGAACCCCCGCGACAGCTCGGGCGACATCTGGCTAAAGTCCATCAAGTCTGGGTCGTCATCCGTCGAAGGCAAATAAGAGGCTCCTACCCCGTGCGCTCGCTTCAGCGCCCCACCATCGCGCATCAACAACGAGCCGGTGCCGTAGGGCAAAAACAAGCCTTTGTGGGGATCGAGCGTCACCGAATCGGCACGCTCGATGCCACGCATGAGCGTCTGACCGCGCGCGGTCAACATAAAAAACCCACCGTACGCGGCATCGACATGAAACCAGCAGTCTTCACGCCGCGCGAGGTCCGCAAGCGCACGGAGATCGTCGACGGCTCCGGTGTTCGTTGTCCCGGCGTTGCCGACAATCAGAAAAGGCGTGCAGCCCGCCGCTCGATCAGCGGCAATCGCTTGAGCGAGCAGCTCGACCCGAACACAACAGCGCTCATCCGAGGGAATAGCGCGCACGTTGCGTTCGGGAAACCCAGCGAGAAGCGCGGCTTTTTTCACCGAATGGTGCGTCTGGTCAGAGGCATAGAGTATCCCGGACAAGAACTGCTCCGGCAGGCGCTCCCGCCGCGCTGTCACCACAGCGGAAAAGTTCGCCAGCGAGCCGCCCGTGGTAAGCAGACCGTTAGCGGTCACAGGATACCCGACGATCCCGCAAAACCAACGAATGACATTCGCTTCCAATTGGGCGAGCCCCGGCGCGGCCAGCCACAGCCCCATGTATCGGTTCACGGCATCGGTCACGAGATCCGCTACCGCCGAGTGAAAAATGCCACCGCCGGGAATGTAGGCTAAATATCCCGGCCCGGCGGTATTGAAGCTTTTGGGGATGATGCGAGTAAAGAGTAGGTCCAACAACTCGGCAGCCGGCTGACCGTGCTCAGGCAGCGGCTCCTTCAATGTCCGCGCCATCGCCATGGCATCGTCAACATCCACGGCGGGTTGTTGCGACAGCGAAGCCACATGCGGAACGATACGCTCGACCGCTTGCGTCACCAACTGCTGCATGGCTTCTGGCGAGAGTTCAAGTGTCAGGTCCGGGTTTTCCATGATTTCGCCTTACCAACCCCTTATCTCCAACCCCTAGTCGTCCGTCCAGGTCATTCCAAGGACTGTCATTCCGAGAAGCGAAGCGACGAGGAATCTCACGGCGGCAGAGGCAATACGAGATTCCTCGCCTCCATTGCACTCCGGCTCGGAATGACACCCCCGATATTCCCTGCCTCTACGCGTCCACTCCCTTGTGCTGGCCGCCATCGACAATGATGTGGGTGCCGGTCACCCAACTCGCCGCCGGACTAGCCATAAACGTCACCACGCGCGCCACTTCTTCCGGCGTGCCGTAGCGACCGAACGGAATCGATTTCTTCACCTGCTCGAAGTATTGCGGCATGCCTTTTTCGACCCGCGCCCACGCGCCCCCGGTGAAGTAGATCGACCCCGGCGACACCGTGTTCACGCGAATCCCCTTTCGCGCCAGCGCTTGCCCGAGATCGTTGGTATAGGCCAGCAAGGCGAGTTTCATAGCGCTGTAAGAATTGGGAGGACCAAAGCTCTCGACAGCGGCGGTCGTGCCAATAAAGATGATGCTACCAGCCTGCGACTTTTCCAGGTATGGTTGCGCGGCTTCCGCGCCACGCACCGCCCCCATCATGTCGATCTGGAAGCTCTTCATCCAGCCTTCCTCACTCTGCCCCACCATGGCGCTGACGTTATGCACGAAGATATCGAGACCGCCGAGTGCCTCCGCCGCCTCTTTGATGAAGGCGCGATACTCCTCGCCTTTGCTGACATCGACTACTTTCGAGCAGGCTTTCACGCCC comes from the Deltaproteobacteria bacterium genome and includes:
- a CDS encoding SDR family oxidoreductase, with amino-acid sequence MDLGLKGKKAIVTGGSRGIGRCIAEHLADEGVDVAICARKDEGLQEAVAALQAKGVKACSKVVDVSKGEEYRAFIKEAAEALGGLDIFVHNVSAMVGQSEEGWMKSFQIDMMGAVRGAEAAQPYLEKSQAGSIIFIGTTAAVESFGPPNSYSAMKLALLAYTNDLGQALARKGIRVNTVSPGSIYFTGGAWARVEKGMPQYFEQVKKSIPFGRYGTPEEVARVVTFMASPAASWVTGTHIIVDGGQHKGVDA
- a CDS encoding decarboxylase, with amino-acid sequence MQQLVTQAVERIVPHVASLSQQPAVDVDDAMAMARTLKEPLPEHGQPAAELLDLLFTRIIPKSFNTAGPGYLAYIPGGGIFHSAVADLVTDAVNRYMGLWLAAPGLAQLEANVIRWFCGIVGYPVTANGLLTTGGSLANFSAVVTARRERLPEQFLSGILYASDQTHHSVKKAALLAGFPERNVRAIPSDERCCVRVELLAQAIAADRAAGCTPFLIVGNAGTTNTGAVDDLRALADLARREDCWFHVDAAYGGFFMLTARGQTLMRGIERADSVTLDPHKGLFLPYGTGSLLMRDGGALKRAHGVGASYLPSTDDDPDLMDFSQMSPELSRGFRGLRVWLPLKMHGIGPFRRNLEEKLALTRWATEELRKTPGIEIVAEPQLSIVGFRVVRPGVSPEALDQLNREVLNRINARKRVYLSGTVLREQFVIRICVLSFRTHLDRVQVALEDIREVIEEMD